Proteins found in one Lutimonas zeaxanthinifaciens genomic segment:
- a CDS encoding c-type cytochrome, with protein sequence MKIVMPSSTFKKFLTGLSFLFLISFTLSAQQGDPANGKKLFNTNCAACHKLDKKLIGPPLGGVTEKRSNEWLQAWIKDNNALRASGDQDAIDIFNEYNGMPMTAYPQLSEQDINDILAYTDGEPVEAKTTVAATQEVDPKVAVGKKLYQTNCASCHKLDKKLIGPALGGIADRRSMEWLKAWIKDNNALRASGDQDAIDIFEEYNGMPMTAFPQLSDEDIEAIIAYTTAGDVKQVVASAETEVLATPKKSTAWMSYIVVAVLLGLIIWIYVASNNGFLKISATIFVLILTGYILFDTLMDIGIDQDYQPIQPIAFSHKIHAGDNKVDCQYCHSSAKHSKTSGIPSVNVCMNCHKSISEYTGPTTSEMDKAFYDAEIQKIYDAIGWDPETLQYIEGYEQKPIKWVQIHKLPDYAYFNHAQHVTAGNIACQKCHGPVEEMEEVYQYSPLTMGWCLNCHKETAVDLKGNDYYAKIHDELSKKYGVDKVTIAQLGGKECGKCHY encoded by the coding sequence ATGAAAATTGTAATGCCCAGCAGTACATTTAAGAAATTCCTAACCGGCCTTTCTTTCCTTTTTTTAATCTCATTTACTCTTAGTGCCCAGCAAGGTGATCCCGCAAACGGGAAAAAACTGTTCAATACAAATTGTGCAGCGTGTCACAAGTTGGATAAGAAATTGATCGGTCCTCCATTAGGAGGTGTTACAGAGAAGCGATCAAATGAATGGTTACAGGCATGGATCAAAGATAATAATGCCTTGAGAGCCAGCGGAGATCAGGATGCTATAGACATTTTTAATGAGTATAATGGGATGCCCATGACGGCTTATCCTCAATTGTCTGAGCAGGATATTAATGATATTCTTGCTTATACGGATGGAGAACCGGTTGAGGCGAAAACCACTGTGGCTGCAACTCAGGAAGTAGATCCGAAAGTTGCCGTTGGAAAGAAGTTGTACCAGACGAATTGTGCTTCATGTCACAAACTGGACAAGAAATTAATCGGCCCTGCACTTGGAGGTATCGCAGACAGAAGAAGTATGGAGTGGTTAAAAGCATGGATTAAGGATAATAATGCCTTAAGAGCCAGTGGAGACCAGGACGCCATAGATATTTTTGAAGAATACAATGGAATGCCTATGACCGCATTTCCGCAATTATCTGATGAAGATATCGAGGCAATTATAGCCTACACAACTGCTGGAGATGTTAAGCAGGTTGTAGCCTCTGCGGAAACTGAGGTTCTTGCAACGCCTAAAAAATCAACGGCTTGGATGAGTTATATTGTTGTTGCTGTGCTTCTTGGATTGATCATATGGATCTATGTAGCGAGTAATAATGGGTTCTTAAAGATTTCTGCGACAATTTTTGTCCTGATCCTTACGGGGTACATTTTATTTGATACCCTGATGGACATTGGTATAGACCAGGATTATCAACCTATTCAACCCATTGCATTTTCGCATAAAATACATGCCGGAGATAACAAAGTAGATTGTCAATACTGTCATTCTTCAGCGAAACACAGTAAAACCTCTGGAATTCCTTCCGTAAACGTATGTATGAACTGTCATAAAAGTATATCAGAATATACAGGTCCGACCACGTCTGAAATGGATAAGGCTTTTTATGATGCAGAGATTCAGAAAATTTACGATGCAATAGGGTGGGATCCGGAAACACTTCAATACATTGAAGGATATGAACAAAAACCAATTAAATGGGTTCAGATCCACAAGCTTCCTGACTATGCGTATTTTAACCATGCTCAGCATGTGACTGCAGGAAATATTGCATGTCAGAAATGTCATGGTCCGGTTGAGGAAATGGAAGAGGTGTATCAATACTCACCACTGACCATGGGTTGGTGCCTGAACTGTCACAAGGAGACAGCTGTAGATCTTAAAGGAAACGACTACTACGCCAAGATCCATGATGAATTATCCAAAAAATATGGTGTGGATAAAGTAACCATAGCTCAATTAGGAGGAAAGGAATGTGGTAAGTGTCACTACTAG
- a CDS encoding SPOR domain-containing protein, with translation MQDFLKYRWGLFLICFVSLQFSVSGQNKEGEVRIETSAHVDEMLAQKKDYNKSLESYKGFKIQIYYGSEKECYELKNEFSSLFPDIATSIIFSTPQWKLQVGNYRTRLDADRAIINIKKEYPGAIVLATEIEIE, from the coding sequence ATGCAGGATTTTTTGAAATACCGATGGGGCCTTTTTTTAATTTGTTTTGTCTCTTTACAATTCAGCGTTTCAGGTCAAAACAAAGAGGGTGAGGTTCGTATAGAAACAAGCGCACATGTTGATGAAATGTTGGCCCAGAAGAAAGATTACAACAAATCACTGGAATCTTACAAGGGTTTTAAAATCCAGATTTACTATGGAAGCGAGAAAGAATGTTATGAGCTTAAGAATGAATTTTCCTCGTTATTCCCGGATATTGCAACTTCCATCATTTTCAGTACTCCTCAATGGAAATTACAGGTAGGAAACTACAGGACCAGGCTTGATGCTGACAGAGCCATTATCAATATAAAAAAGGAATACCCCGGCGCCATTGTTCTTGCAACGGAAATTGAAATTGAATAA
- the ruvB gene encoding Holliday junction branch migration DNA helicase RuvB: MNEYLDASNKNLNPEEFDLEKKLRPLSFDDFAGQEQVLENLKIFVEAANQREEALDHTLFHGPPGLGKTTLAHIIANELQANIKVTSGPVLDKPGDLAGLLTNLGERDVLFIDEIHRLSPVIEEYLYSAMEDYKIDIMIESGPNARSVQINLEPFTLIGATTRSGLLTAPMRARFGISSRLQYYSTELLTHIIQRSSGILNVPNSMEAAIEIAGRSRGTPRIANALLRRVRDFAQIKGDGHIDIAIAKYALNALHVDKHGLDEMDNKILSTIIDKFKGGPVGISTLATAVGENAETIEEVYEPFLIQEGFIMRTPRGREVTDLAYKHLGKIKGSSQGELF; the protein is encoded by the coding sequence ATGAACGAATACCTCGATGCTTCAAATAAAAATCTGAATCCGGAAGAGTTCGATCTGGAAAAGAAATTAAGGCCTTTGTCTTTTGATGATTTTGCAGGCCAGGAACAGGTACTTGAAAATCTGAAAATATTTGTAGAAGCGGCCAATCAGAGGGAAGAAGCTCTGGACCACACACTTTTTCACGGCCCACCGGGCTTGGGTAAAACCACCCTTGCTCACATTATTGCGAATGAACTTCAGGCCAATATTAAGGTCACTTCGGGCCCTGTTCTGGACAAACCGGGTGATCTCGCCGGATTACTGACAAATCTCGGAGAGAGAGATGTGCTTTTTATCGATGAAATCCATCGATTGAGCCCGGTTATTGAAGAGTATCTTTATTCCGCAATGGAGGACTATAAGATCGATATTATGATCGAATCCGGACCCAATGCGAGAAGTGTGCAAATCAATTTGGAACCCTTTACCTTGATTGGTGCAACGACACGCTCTGGGCTGCTAACCGCACCGATGAGAGCCAGGTTTGGCATCAGCAGCCGACTGCAATATTATAGTACGGAATTACTTACACATATTATACAAAGAAGTTCCGGAATCCTTAATGTACCTAATTCTATGGAGGCTGCCATAGAAATTGCCGGCAGGAGCCGGGGGACACCAAGAATAGCAAATGCCCTCCTGCGCCGAGTCAGGGATTTCGCCCAGATTAAGGGGGATGGTCATATCGATATTGCCATAGCCAAATACGCCTTGAATGCGCTTCATGTAGATAAGCACGGACTTGATGAGATGGATAATAAAATCCTGAGCACTATAATCGACAAATTCAAAGGCGGGCCCGTTGGAATAAGTACTCTAGCTACGGCTGTTGGAGAAAATGCCGAAACTATAGAAGAAGTATATGAACCTTTTTTGATTCAGGAAGGGTTCATAATGAGGACTCCTCGCGGAAGAGAAGTCACGGATCTGGCCTACAAACATCTCGGTAAAATCAAAGGATCTTCACAAGGGGAATTATTTTAG
- a CDS encoding nickel-binding protein: MPIYMDFHDLPEINIEDSREAHLRDLSIQEKYKVKYHQYWINEKDGKAFCLIEAPNKEACEATHKEANGAKACNLVEIKKGMYDLFLGDNQQVDHGLVRHINGEIDNGYRFIMSLKLVSPVGEPSNHERFKKSFDQLKLECIGIIEKFQGRDMDHFNQNIIGIFRTPQAALKSSIDLKRLLGSATLKRRFKNVEFKIGLCVGQPVTADQGFFEEAMSFSEILSDISESSKITSSRSFADLSNLEQKKDLKNEFRIVENYDGKFLSKLYSYTNENLDNHKLNVKSLCRSMGVSRAQLYRKTTGLTGFSPNNFIRNIRLKKALELLKKGGANIYETSLDVGFNNASYFTKCFQKKYGVSPSKIK, translated from the coding sequence ATGCCTATTTATATGGACTTTCATGACCTGCCTGAAATTAACATTGAGGATTCGCGGGAGGCACATTTGAGAGACCTTTCCATTCAGGAAAAATACAAGGTAAAATACCATCAGTACTGGATCAACGAAAAAGACGGCAAAGCCTTTTGTCTGATTGAAGCTCCTAACAAAGAAGCCTGTGAGGCAACTCACAAGGAAGCTAATGGCGCAAAGGCCTGCAATCTGGTGGAAATAAAGAAAGGAATGTATGACCTTTTTTTGGGCGACAATCAGCAGGTTGACCATGGACTGGTCCGGCATATCAATGGTGAAATTGATAATGGCTACCGCTTCATCATGTCGCTAAAACTGGTCTCACCTGTGGGAGAACCCTCAAATCATGAACGATTTAAAAAGTCGTTTGATCAGCTCAAACTGGAATGTATTGGAATCATTGAAAAATTTCAAGGTCGTGATATGGATCATTTCAACCAGAATATAATTGGAATTTTCAGGACACCTCAAGCTGCTTTAAAGTCAAGTATTGACCTGAAGAGGCTCTTGGGTTCGGCTACTTTGAAACGAAGATTCAAAAACGTAGAATTTAAAATTGGTCTTTGCGTGGGGCAGCCCGTCACGGCCGATCAGGGATTTTTTGAGGAGGCGATGAGTTTCTCGGAAATTTTATCTGACATCTCTGAAAGTTCAAAAATTACAAGTTCACGTTCCTTTGCCGATTTATCAAATTTAGAGCAGAAAAAAGATCTTAAAAATGAATTTCGCATTGTTGAAAATTATGATGGTAAATTTTTATCAAAACTTTACAGTTATACAAATGAAAACCTGGATAACCACAAATTAAACGTAAAATCGCTTTGCCGCTCAATGGGTGTGTCACGCGCTCAGCTCTACAGAAAAACAACAGGACTTACAGGGTTTTCTCCGAACAATTTTATAAGAAACATCCGCTTAAAAAAAGCCCTTGAGCTACTTAAAAAAGGAGGTGCCAATATCTACGAAACTTCATTGGATGTAGGCTTCAACAATGCGTCGTATTTTACCAAATGCTTCCAGAAAAAATACGGAGTAAGTCCCTCCAAAATTAAATAA
- the queG gene encoding tRNA epoxyqueuosine(34) reductase QueG translates to MIQKKKYSRILKLEAKKLGFEACGISRAGFLSEDAPRLEQWLKQGYHGQMGYMENHFEKRLDPTKLVPGAKSVISLLYNYFPLEIQNKDSYQIAKYAYGEDYHQVIRNRLKSLVTILQSSIGEFNARVFTDSAPVMERTWAQKSGLGWLGKHSLLISKQKGSYFFLAEIITDLEFDYDPPFAADHCGSCTRCIDACPTDAILPNNTIDASKCISYFTIELKDEIPEAYKNKFEDWAFGCDICQDVCPWNRFSKPNHEEKFQPDPRLLSNSKSDWEEITEEVFREIFKRSAVKRTKFKGFQRNIRFLKK, encoded by the coding sequence TTGATACAGAAGAAAAAATATAGCCGAATTTTAAAGTTGGAAGCCAAAAAACTGGGATTCGAGGCCTGTGGAATATCCAGGGCAGGTTTTCTCAGCGAAGATGCTCCAAGACTTGAGCAGTGGCTTAAACAAGGATATCATGGACAAATGGGCTATATGGAAAATCATTTTGAAAAGAGGCTCGATCCCACAAAACTTGTCCCTGGAGCAAAAAGCGTCATCTCTCTTCTTTATAACTATTTTCCTTTAGAAATACAGAACAAGGACAGCTATCAAATTGCCAAATATGCCTATGGTGAAGATTATCATCAGGTTATCAGAAATAGATTAAAATCCCTGGTTACGATTCTTCAGTCTTCCATAGGCGAATTTAATGCACGGGTATTTACAGATTCCGCGCCTGTCATGGAGAGAACCTGGGCACAAAAAAGTGGTCTGGGATGGCTGGGAAAACATTCCTTGCTCATTTCCAAACAAAAGGGATCCTACTTTTTTTTGGCTGAAATAATAACGGACCTGGAATTTGACTATGATCCTCCTTTTGCGGCTGATCATTGCGGTTCCTGCACACGTTGTATTGATGCCTGCCCAACGGATGCTATTCTACCCAATAACACCATTGACGCAAGTAAATGTATCTCTTACTTTACAATCGAATTAAAGGATGAAATCCCTGAGGCATATAAGAATAAATTTGAAGACTGGGCCTTTGGATGCGACATCTGTCAGGATGTATGCCCGTGGAACAGATTTTCCAAACCAAATCATGAAGAAAAATTCCAACCCGATCCAAGACTGTTATCGAATAGCAAGAGCGACTGGGAAGAAATTACCGAAGAAGTTTTTCGAGAGATCTTCAAAAGATCAGCGGTAAAACGAACCAAATTCAAGGGATTTCAAAGAAATATTCGCTTCTTAAAAAAATAA
- a CDS encoding NADP-dependent malic enzyme: protein MSSKIKRTDALDYHQFPTPGKIQVLPTKKHATQRDLSLAYSPGVAEPCLEIEKNEQKVYNYTSKSNLVAVISNGTAVLGLGDIGPLASKPVMEGKALLFKIFADIDVFDIEVDAKDVDKFVETVKAIAPTFGGINLEDIKAPEAFEIESRLKEELNIPVMHDDQHGTAIISAAALKNALEIAGKKPSEVNVVINGAGAASISCTRLYKKLGVLKENIVMCDSKGVLRSDRTDLNKQKKEFTTDKDLYNLEDAMKGADVFIGLSIGNVVSPEMLLSMAKNPIVFALANPDPEISYQLAVETRNDIIMATGRSDHPNQVNNVLGFPFIFRGALDVRAKKINEEMKMAAVHALADLTKQSVPEQVNITYNKKVITFGKDYIIPKPFDMRLISEIPPAVAKAAMDSGVAQLPIEDWDAYKEILIERLGTGSKLMRLVTNRAKSDPKTVVFAEADQLNVLKAAQIAYDEGIAIPILLGDKIAIEALMKEIQFEGSIRIIDPKSKEEEQRRNEFAEIFWKKEQRKGMTLLEAQKWMRERNYFAAMMVNENHADALVTGYTRSYPTVARPMIELIGKIKGIRRVAATNLMLTERGPLFLSDTAMNINPNAKDLTEIARMTDKTMKMFGLKPNLAMVSFSNFGSSSSDSAKKMSEAVNYLHKYFPHVVIDGELQADFALNEKMRRDKFSFSKLQGKKVNGLIYPNLESANISYKLLKEIHAAESIGPIIMGLQKPVHLIQLGASVDEIVNMVCIAVVDAQSRKK, encoded by the coding sequence ATGAGCTCCAAAATTAAAAGAACAGATGCTTTAGACTACCATCAATTTCCCACTCCGGGTAAAATACAGGTTTTACCAACAAAGAAACATGCAACTCAAAGAGACCTTTCACTCGCCTATTCGCCGGGTGTGGCTGAGCCTTGCCTGGAAATTGAAAAAAATGAGCAAAAAGTATACAATTACACCTCTAAGTCTAATCTTGTTGCAGTAATTTCTAATGGAACAGCTGTACTTGGCCTTGGTGATATTGGCCCGCTGGCATCAAAACCCGTAATGGAAGGGAAAGCTCTTTTATTCAAAATATTTGCAGACATAGATGTTTTCGACATAGAGGTAGACGCTAAAGACGTTGATAAATTTGTGGAAACGGTTAAGGCCATTGCTCCAACCTTCGGAGGTATCAATCTTGAAGATATCAAAGCTCCTGAAGCTTTTGAAATTGAGTCAAGATTGAAGGAAGAATTAAATATTCCCGTCATGCATGATGACCAGCATGGTACAGCGATCATTTCTGCGGCTGCCCTTAAGAATGCGCTTGAAATTGCGGGCAAAAAACCCTCTGAGGTCAATGTTGTAATCAATGGTGCAGGTGCCGCTTCTATTTCATGTACACGCTTATACAAAAAATTAGGTGTGCTGAAAGAAAATATTGTCATGTGCGACAGTAAGGGAGTTCTACGATCGGACAGAACCGACCTTAACAAACAGAAAAAAGAGTTTACTACAGACAAAGACCTTTACAACCTGGAAGATGCCATGAAAGGAGCCGATGTATTTATTGGCCTTTCCATTGGTAATGTGGTAAGCCCGGAAATGCTGCTCTCGATGGCAAAAAACCCTATCGTTTTTGCCCTTGCCAACCCGGACCCCGAAATCTCATATCAACTAGCCGTTGAAACCAGAAACGACATTATCATGGCAACCGGAAGATCAGATCATCCAAATCAGGTAAACAATGTTCTTGGCTTTCCATTCATCTTCAGAGGAGCACTTGATGTAAGAGCTAAAAAGATAAACGAAGAAATGAAAATGGCTGCGGTTCATGCCCTGGCCGATCTTACCAAACAGAGTGTTCCCGAGCAGGTAAATATAACCTACAATAAGAAGGTGATTACTTTTGGAAAAGACTATATCATTCCCAAGCCTTTCGACATGAGGCTGATCAGTGAAATACCGCCCGCGGTGGCCAAAGCGGCAATGGATTCAGGGGTGGCACAATTACCGATCGAGGACTGGGATGCTTACAAAGAGATATTGATTGAACGACTTGGAACAGGGAGCAAATTAATGAGACTGGTAACCAACAGGGCAAAATCTGATCCAAAAACAGTTGTTTTTGCCGAAGCTGACCAGTTAAATGTTTTAAAAGCCGCTCAGATCGCCTATGATGAGGGTATTGCCATACCCATTTTACTAGGTGATAAGATTGCCATTGAAGCCCTGATGAAGGAAATCCAGTTTGAAGGATCCATCCGAATTATTGATCCCAAATCAAAGGAAGAAGAACAGCGAAGAAATGAATTTGCTGAGATATTCTGGAAGAAAGAACAACGAAAGGGAATGACCTTGCTTGAAGCCCAGAAGTGGATGCGTGAAAGGAACTATTTTGCGGCTATGATGGTCAATGAAAATCACGCTGATGCCCTGGTCACAGGATATACGAGAAGTTACCCCACCGTTGCACGGCCCATGATCGAATTGATTGGAAAAATCAAAGGGATTCGGAGAGTGGCAGCAACGAATCTTATGCTTACTGAGCGAGGCCCCTTATTTCTTTCGGACACGGCTATGAATATTAACCCAAATGCGAAAGATTTGACTGAAATAGCGCGAATGACAGACAAAACAATGAAAATGTTCGGGTTAAAACCCAATCTGGCCATGGTATCGTTTTCAAATTTTGGTTCTTCCAGTTCGGATTCAGCAAAAAAAATGTCGGAAGCCGTAAATTATCTGCATAAATACTTTCCACACGTGGTCATCGACGGAGAACTACAGGCAGATTTCGCATTGAATGAAAAAATGAGAAGAGACAAATTTTCGTTTTCAAAACTTCAGGGAAAAAAGGTCAACGGCCTTATTTATCCAAATCTGGAATCAGCAAATATCAGCTATAAATTATTGAAAGAAATTCATGCTGCAGAGTCAATAGGCCCAATTATTATGGGGCTTCAAAAACCGGTTCACCTCATTCAGTTAGGTGCCAGTGTTGATGAAATCGTGAATATGGTTTGTATTGCCGTTGTTGACGCACAAAGCCGCAAAAAATAA
- the ruvA gene encoding Holliday junction branch migration protein RuvA encodes MITHIQGKLVDKNPDHVVIECNGIGYHVHISLQTFSNIPDRENLKLFTHLVIREDAHILYGFYQKTEREIFKLLISVSGVGPSTAITMLSSMDTEEIQQAIGSEDVSKIQSVKGIGLKTAQRVIVDLKDKILKSYEISEDLPISNNTIKIEALSALEVLGFSRKKVEKVIQVILQDSPEISLEELIKKALKSL; translated from the coding sequence ATGATTACACATATTCAAGGTAAACTGGTCGATAAAAACCCGGACCATGTGGTGATAGAATGCAATGGTATAGGCTATCATGTTCATATTTCTCTTCAGACATTTTCCAATATTCCTGATCGAGAAAACTTAAAATTATTTACCCATCTGGTGATTCGGGAGGATGCCCATATTCTTTATGGATTTTATCAAAAAACAGAACGTGAGATTTTTAAACTTCTTATCTCAGTTTCTGGTGTGGGACCTAGTACGGCCATTACCATGTTATCTTCGATGGACACTGAAGAAATCCAGCAGGCCATTGGCAGCGAAGATGTCTCAAAAATTCAATCCGTAAAAGGAATCGGACTTAAAACGGCTCAAAGAGTTATTGTAGACCTCAAAGACAAAATTCTAAAATCTTATGAAATTTCTGAAGATTTACCGATTTCAAACAATACTATTAAAATTGAAGCGTTATCTGCTTTAGAAGTCTTAGGATTTTCTAGAAAAAAAGTTGAAAAAGTTATACAAGTTATTTTACAGGATTCCCCGGAAATTAGTCTGGAAGAATTAATTAAGAAGGCGCTTAAAAGCTTGTAA